CACGGACCCTGGCTCTTCACCTACCGACGGGTCCCTGGCGTCATGCTCAGAGGATAGCGACTGCATCCTCAATGTTGATCTTTGTGTTGTCGCAGGAGTCAACATTTGTGGTTGTGTAAATGGCATTTGCGTTGAGACCACCGACCCTGATGGCGTTTCCTCACTGTCTGACAGTTCTACAACAACTTCCCAGACGCAGGACGCGGGCAATCCAGAGCCCACAGATGACACAGACGTCACAGCATGTTCAGAAGATGCCGATTGCGTGGCAAATGCTGCACTGTGTCTTGATGGTTTATTGAACCTTTGCGCTTGTGTTGATGCTGTCTGCGTCTTGGCAACTGCTTCTGAAGACAACACTGTTTCAGCAACTGCCACGGCATCTCAGACTCAGGAAACAAATGGTTCTACACCTACTGAGGGTACTGAAACCACCAGTTGCAATGAGGATGACGACTGTGTTGCGAATGCTGGTCTATGCCTCAGTGGACTCTTGAACATCTGCGCCTGTGTCGACGCTGTTTGCGTTCTTACCACTGACCCTGACGACGACGCTACATCACAGACCCAAGACGCAGACTCTTCTACAGAAACAAATGGCGCTGAGGTCACAGCGTGCATTCAGGATAGCGATTGCACGGCAAATGTGGGATTATGCCTTGACGGTCTCTTGAACCTTTGCACTTGCGTCAATGCTGTTTGTGTCCAAGACACAACCCCCAGTAGTACTCAATCTGCTGATGGCGCAGACAACACGGCAACTCCTGGCGGAGATGGGTCAAGCACTTCAGTAGCCTGTTCTTCAGCTGACGACTGTGTTGCCGATACATCATTATGCTTGCTAGGTGGACTCAATCTGTGCATCTGTCTGAACGCGGTGTGTGTTCTGGCCGACCCCAGTTCCAGCAACAATGGAGATGATGGGGCTGGATCAACTGACGTGGGTTTGATCGGGACAAACCGACGAGTTTCGTGCACGGCAGATAGCCAGTGTACAGCCGCCCTTGGACTGTCTGTACTGGGTATCTACGCCTGTGTGGACCTCCTTTGCCAGCTTCAACCTACAGCAAGCTCCACGGATGGAAGCCAGCCAGCCTCAGAAACAGGGCTGGATAGCGTGCCGACGACTATTGGTGCAGTGGATTGCTCAACAGATTCAGACTGCGTAGCTGCTATCGGCGCTGACGCCTTGGGTCTGTTTGCTTGCATCGATCTTATTTGCCAACAGACTGCAACAGCAACAGGAGCTATTCCCTCGGCCACCGGAGCTCCTTCTGCAAATAATGCGGCTGACCGCGAATGTTCTTCCGATAACGAGTGCGCTGTAGCGCTTGGTGCGGGGGTTTTGGGCATATTTGCTTGTGTTGACGCTCTTTGCCAACGAGTTTCCAACACCAATACCGGGTTTGCCACCGTCACGACTGGCACTACTCCTGCTCCAACTGGTGGCTCAGGCGATACCTCTGTAATCTGCTCTAGTGATTCGGACTGCACAGTGGCAGGCGAGACATGCTCTTCTGGTGTCTGTCGCGCGGCAACTTCAAGTACCGGTAGCGGAAATGATGGATCGTGCAGCGACGCTACCGACTGCCTATTATCAGTCAACCCACTGTGTGCGGCTGGTCTTTGTATCTGTCTCAATGGCGTCTGCGGGCCTGACTCGAGCCAGATAGACACCTGTACATCAAACGCGCAGTGCGACAGCGGGAAAATGTGTCAAGAAGGTGCGTGTGTCGACGAGGTTACCTGCGACACGCGACAAGACTGCGTAGTTGGCCTTGATTTATGCGCGTCATTGGGTATTTGTgtatgtgtcaatggattgtGCCGCTTGCTATGAGAATTTGGGTTTTCTTGTATCTCATGACGGAATCTCTGTCGCAACgaatttctttctttctacCATAATATTGCAACGACAGCAACTTAGGATGGACTTCACTTTTCCCTGTCGTTTTTTGTATTTAATTCTACTACTGTACATCATAtgtttaatattacttttatcaCAACTGAAATGTTTCTTTTGAGGGTGACTTTTTTTGTTTGCTCATGTAACCAGTGTGCTCGTCTATACAAGGTTGTGGCTAATCGAGTCAAGTTATCCAAATGAGATTAAAAGAAACCCAGCGCTGAATCATTATCGTCTGCCCACTCATACGTCGGCACCGAAATTCCAGCGTTGGTCATGGACTCGCACCATGTATTGTAACCGCTGATGATGGAAGCTGCTTCATTCTCTGCTACATTTGGCATAAATGTCGGGTTTTCGCAGTATGTACGTGTGCCGTCCTCGTTTAAATGAGGCCAGCACAGCTTAAGCGTGATGTCGCGGCACTTGGAGCTGTTGGGGTTGAGCTCGGCCATGCCGCCCATGACGGTAAGGGAGGCTTGGATCTGCGACCGCCAGTCTGGCGCAAGAGCGTGATGAGGGTTCTGCCTGAGGCAATGTACAGGGATCAAAGTGGCATGGAATAAGAAATACCTGTCTTGTTAGCAACTTGTTCATGCCAGATTTAGTCCTGAAACTCACAGGATATAGAAAGCAGCTAATCTTGAATGTCTGCGAGATGTCCAGTAACTTTGTATATGCATGACAGACTCCTTGGCCGCGTCGAGACATCTAAATACTGCCAAATTCTCACTGCTGGTCAAATTCTGCTGTGTATTTTGTGCTGATGATCTTGCCCATCTGACCAAGAAAGGGCGGTACATAACGATACGTAGATTTCTATAACGCCATTCTGAGATACCCATACCAAGACCATACTCAGAGTCTGGTGGAGGAACGGTGCGGTAGTAGTATGGTACTTGCGCAAGCCAAGAGCCGATGCAAACGTCGTCGAGAGTGATGAGTTCTGTGGCGGATGGGAAGGGGCTGGTTATGAGGCGGTTGTAGACTGTCATTGTGCTGAGATGGTAGGCTGATTGGACGCGAATGTAGGTGTACATGGTAATACCGTCGACTTCTGGTGGACAGTGAGTTGAATCGTGGGTGAGATCCTGGGGATGTTAGTGATTGGGATTCCTGGGGTGCGATGTATACTGACCTTTTCATGTATGTTCTGGGGGAACGCGGTCTCGACACCAGCCTGAGGCCAGTTAAGCGGTCTCCCATAGGTGATGGTAGCGCCTACATCAAGTACACACAAACACCACCATATCCTACGTCTCGTCTCACTTTGTAAAGGTGACAGACTGTTCCCTTCCAAATCCTTGTGGAGACCCAGTCCGATGGCCAGCCTAATAGCAAGTCCGCCATAGTTGAATCCGGTATTTGGTTTATTCCTTTTCTGCATATAGTTGGACGACAAGCTGAATGCCTGCACGAGGGTGAGATTGCCAACCTCGAGGTAATTTGAAAACAAACTCTTTTGCGCTGCTTGAAAGATGGGAAGATCAGTCGCATCAGCTACATTACTGCTCGCAAAGGATCCTAGAGCCGCTAGGATGTTTGCTAGAGTGTTCCAGTGGCCTTTGTTGGCGCATGGTAATGTCCCTGCGTATTGGGCTCGGAAGGTAGGCTCGTGAACAATGGGGAATGTGGGATGGTAAAAGACGAAGAAAGCGTCGATGAGACTTTCGACGGCGACTCTAGTCAGCATAGCTTGTGAGCGGAACCATTGTGAATGATCTGAGTGCTGCTGGAACAAAGATTCGATCTCGTGGAGTGCAACGTCATTGTCCACCTCTTCACCGTCTGGGCGGGCTGATAAGATCTGTCGTAAAAGAGCGGATCCTGACGCAGCTCCAtaataacctcttttctGGTCCCCGATGGTCAAGGAAGCCATACCATCCATGATGGCTTGAGATGGATTGCCGTCGACATGATTTGTTATAGACCAGCTGGCAGGATCGTAGGTCCCCCATGACGTTTCCTGCTCGTTCCATTCGAAATCATCGGCGGTAGCTGGGGCAAATTCAAATGCAGCATCTTGCGAACCAGCCCATAGTCCAGCACTTGCTTCCAATTCGCCGATGGGTGCCAGCAGGAATGGATCCGCAGTTAGGTTCGCTATGTTGGATTGACCCGCCAAGTAAAAGCCGGGGTCTGTAGTGGGAGTCGGTAGTTGCATGAGATTGTCTGTGGTTCCTGGAGTGGTAGCAGGCAGGCTGACTAACCCTGGGGTTTGTGCTAgtgttggtgctggtgttgacTCTGGAACCTGTGGTGTGGGTTCTTGTGCTTTACTTTGAGCTAGTAGTCCTTCTTTGGACTCTTCTAGCATCTCTGCGATTTGACTGTCGGTGTAGTGGCGCCGAAGAACAGTTTCGGCTTTTTCCAGACGTTCTTCCAAGAGAGTGAGTTGTCTATGTATGAGTGTCAGTGGCTAGCGTTGATTGAAGCGTAATCGTTGATCGACAGGGCATTCGTGCATTGTACCTTCTGGTTAACCTTGTTCTACTATGCTTGTCGTATAAACAGTGACGCCTGTACTTTCGACAGATGGTGCAAACGGGCATGACACCGTCGCATTTGACTTTGCGCCTCCGACATTCGCGACATGTTGTGGATTCTTCTGCTGCTGGTGGTGGTTCATTCCTAGGAGTAGCTTGGGCTGAAGCTGGTTTTGTCGTTTTCGAGTCCATGAGTTTTGAGATTGATTTAATTATGCATTTGAAGATGAGTTTGGTAGGATTTAAAAGGTACGAACGAGAGTTGAAGAAATGAGATGACACTCGCCCTGACCCTTGTTCATCCCCGCAATTGCTCTTGGCCCCCGTATTGAAAAGAGTTAGCGTCTTTTCGGCCCGACTTAAACACGAGCTCTTGCTGTAATAGGTTTTCAGGGTAGCATTAGTTATAGGCTGACGGTTACACAGGCAATCCTTTCAACTGCATGGCCTACGATGTATCAACAGGTTCTCATTATTTCCTGTTGATTTTATAGCGTCATTTAGTAGTCACATTGAATCAAGTGTATTGCTAAAAATAAAGAACGCTATATGCTACAGTATGTATCATGCCTCATGGCCGCCGAAAAGGATGAGCTTCTGTGTTCAAAACATACAGATCCAAGCTAACAAGATCAGGTGGTGAAAATATGAGATAAAAATATTTGAGTGTCTCTGACAACCAGAAACTCTCCATGGAATCTGTTTGCTTTGTATCCACGTTCACAACATCTTCAATTGCTGCGTTTCCGTGTGGAGTGGCTGTAAATCGAACAATCGATTCAAACATATCCCATGCCATGTCCTGCCAGATCGGATCCGCTGTAATGCGGTACATGATAAAGATACTTTCGATGGCTTCTGGCCTAAGAAGATATCTCGGATCTCGGGCATGTCGAAAACCTGGGGGAATGCCATCCCTTGGGGGATTCCAGCGCTCCTTGTCGTACACACACGGTTCTAGACTCGGACAGGCCAAGAGGTTGAAGATTTCAGGCATCATGCCCGTGGGAAATGACTTGTATGCCCATCCGCATCCGCGGGCAAGTCTTTCTCCAATGTTGACATGCTCTTCAATGCCCAAAAGCTTGCCACCAAGAGCAAACATACCTCCAGTGAAACAGGTAAGATGCTGGCTCTCGGTGCTCAGTTCGATTCTTTCATTGACGCGGGCGTCACCAGAAAACAATACGTCGTCCTGTCCCGGCAGCATAGGTCGGTACAGTAAATGCTTCACCACTACATCCATAGCTGTGCGGTACATGGTGGGATAATTCTCGTCTACGCCACCCAGCAGTGCATGCATCTTCGGGAGGTACTCATAGAGGGAATCGGCCAGTGCTCCAAGAGAGAATGTGTTGTCGTGTGCTTGCTCGTTCTGAAAGTCGAGACTGAGGGGCCACATTCCTGGTAATAACGTGCTGTTCTGAACCTTGACAAGAAACTGCGTTACTCGATCTGTGGCATCGTAGAATTTGGGATCGCCCGTCAGCATTGAAAGTTTGGTAAATTCCATGACCAAAGAACTGGGCGAAGCAGAAGGATCATGGACTCCCGCGACCTGCTTTCCGTTCCGGGCATCTTCAAAGTTTAGCCAGAAGCCAGGTAGTCTGTTGGGTGTGTCGAAGGCAACGTAAAGCATTTCTCCCAGTTCAATGGCTTTCTGGAGCAATACCTTTTCGTGACTTAGTTCGTAGGCACCAAGAAGACCACCGAGGTGACGAATTGTCGTTTCGAACAAGTTGACAGCACCTTCATGAGGTTGTCCCCAGTCAAGAGTTGCAGCCGCTTGGGCAGCCTCACTGAACTCTTCCTTGAGATTCATGATCCATAGCGTGTCCAGAGAATCCACCAACGTTGCTGCCCACCCACCAAAGGTGTCTTTACCCTGGGCAGTAAGAGGCGTCAACTCGTCCTTCATCCAAGCGTACTGCCTGTATGACTTGTAACTGCGAAGAAACTCATCGCGGACAGCTTTTTGACGACTTTTTGTGGTTGATGTCTGACGGAATTTGTTCGCATCTGCCTGGACACGAGGCAACTGGTGAGGCTTCTCCGTTGGTAGAGATTTGATGGATGAGGGAGGATAATATTGGCGTAGGGTTGACCAGTCAAATGTGCTTGGTACGAATTGTAGCCTTTTTGTTGGCGCTGATGATTTAGACACGGACGATAGATgccagaacaagaagaaaaagagaacTGCAGCGACCAGCGCTTTGCGCGATGATAAAGAGACTGGTCCAGGAAGCCAGATCATGATGTCGAGACTGAGTGTATGATAGAAACTCAGAATCAAAGGTCACGACAACTTGGCAACAAGAGTTGGAGACGCTCAGGATTGCTGATGTTGCCGCCAGTAAACGAGATGAAGGGAGGGAGAGAAGCAAGATTGCATCAGTCAAAAGAGTTTAGCCGCCGTCGCGGAGTCGGCAAAGAAGAAATAACCAATCATGAGACAATGTTGGTCAATCCATGTCCATATATCCCTGTTGAAACAAGAGACTGAACCAATACTAGATGTCTACTTTGTACATCACCTTGaaaatagaaatatttaTGCTGTTGGTTGTGTATTGTCAACAAAAAAATGTAAATATAGATCCATTCTGTTGGTTGTGTCTAGCCAGGATGGCGGTCAACAAGAATGGTGATAGATATTCCCTCATCACGAATTTCACCCCTAAACAAACAATTCCTTTTCTTTGTACACCAGCTTAACTCATAATGCGTCGATTGTTGTGTTTGTTATTTGCCGTGACTGCAAATTGTGCTTCGCATTGCAACACAGAGCCTTTGTCACTTCCTATCCGCGATGTCCAAGTTCTTCCCAATGTCGAAAAGTCTCTCATGAAAGGAATCCCTGCAACTATCGGTTCACCAAGTCAAAACATTGTGCTTCTACCTTGGGCGTACGTCAAATAACGAGACATTATACGAATACATATCTAACTTCTGACTTAGAGAGTTGAACAACACTTGGATCTACGATGACCAACCCTACTGCGACAAAACAGTTATATGGAACGACCGAATTTGCGAAATCAGGAGAGGTGGGCTTTACGACGAGGCCGAATCGAAATCTTTCACAAAAGCGAGCGACATTGGAGATGCACGAGGTTCCACGAGTGAAATAGCCTTTGAGGGTGCAGAAACTGGAATAAAGAAACTCGTCTCTACCAGTCTCGCCGGCACCGACAACATTACAATAGAGGGAGCACCAGCTGTCGAGGATCTACCAATTGGGATACCACGTCTTAAATGGGATGCAGGCTACACAATGCTCCATCCGCTTGGTTTGGGCTCAAATTCAACATACCTCAACGCCCTCAAAGAGGCTGGCAAAATCAGTTCAAGGGTCTGGTCAATATTTTGGGGGAGGATGTGGGTAAAGACTCCTATTGATGGTTCACTGGTGTTGGGCGGATATGATGAGGAAAAGGTAATCGGAAAGAATTATACAGCACCTCTTGTCTATGACGATTATACAGGCACTGCAGGTTGCTGGACCGGGATGAAGATTACCATATCCGACATTAGAGTCAACTTCCGCGATGGATCTGACGAAAGCATCTTTCCGTCCAACACAGCTCTACCATGTTGCATTGTCCCTCAGAGACAACTTCTTCTCGAGGCACCTGGTGCATACGTCTCCAGATTTGAAGAGGTGACTGGTAGCAATCATACCGACACTTCGTATGGCCTCCACTGGTCAGCCCGTCTATTCGATGCCGATGACGTGTAAGTTTGTTTCCCAGCATTGGTATGACGATAATGTATCTAACAGGTCAGGTTTGATGGCGACATCACTTTCCATCTTGACTCCGGTCTTCAAGTCAGGGTACCGAATGATCAATACATTGTCCCTTTCGTCGACATTGATAGAAGTGGTGCTCGAGTCACAAAACCAAAAACAAAGGAGCTCTTGATGAATGGCGTTGCACACCAACCGGCTACCCTCGGCCGATACTTTCTTACTGCTGCATACCTCATGGTGAATCACGATGCAGGAACATTCACTCTATGGCAAGGTAATCCTACTCAAAGAAGCAAGTTGGTAAAGGTATTCGATCAAGACACGGCCGATAAATGTGGCAAGGACGCCACCGGTATAGTGCAAGCAACAGTAAGCGCAACtccaaaagaagaaaaggaggaaGAATCAGCAGATG
This Fusarium poae strain DAOMC 252244 chromosome 3, whole genome shotgun sequence DNA region includes the following protein-coding sequences:
- a CDS encoding hypothetical protein (TransMembrane:1 (n15-27c35/36o1174-1193i)~CAZy:GH47) produces the protein MIWLPGPVSLSSRKALVAAVLFFFLFWHLSSVSKSSAPTKRLQFVPSTFDWSTLRQYYPPSSIKSLPTEKPHQLPRVQADANKFRQTSTTKSRQKAVRDEFLRSYKSYRQYAWMKDELTPLTAQGKDTFGGWAATLVDSLDTLWIMNLKEEFSEAAQAAATLDWGQPHEGAVNLFETTIRHLGGLLGAYELSHEKVLLQKAIELGEMLYVAFDTPNRLPGFWLNFEDARNGKQVAGVHDPSASPSSLVMEFTKLSMLTGDPKFYDATDRVTQFLVKVQNSTLLPGMWPLSLDFQNEQAHDNTFSLGALADSLYEYLPKMHALLGGVDENYPTMYRTAMDVVVKHLLYRPMLPGQDDVLFSGDARVNERIELSTESQHLTCFTGGMFALGGKLLGIEEHVNIGERLARGCGWAYKSFPTGMMPEIFNLLACPSLEPCVYDKERWNPPRDGIPPGFRHARDPRYLLRPEAIESIFIMYRITADPIWQDMAWDMFESIVRFTATPHGNAAIEDVVNVDTKQTDSMESFWLSETLKYFYLIFSPPDLVSLDLNEPPPAAEESTTCRECRRRKVKCDGVMPVCTICRKYRRHCLYDKHSRTRLTRRQLTLLEERLEKAETVLRRHYTDSQIAEMLEESKEGLLAQSKAQEPTPQVPESTPAPTLAQTPGLVSLPATTPGTTDNLMQLPTPTTDPGFYLAGQSNIANLTADPFLLAPIGELEASAGLWAGSQDAAFEFAPATADDFEWNEQETSWGTYDPASWSITNHVDGNPSQAIMDGMASLTIGDQKRGYYGAASGSALLRQILSARPDGEEVDNDVALHEIESLFQQHSDHSQWFRSQAMLTRVAVESLIDAFFVFYHPTFPIVHEPTFRAQYAGTLPCANKGHWNTLANILAALGSFASSNVADATDLPIFQAAQKSLFSNYLEVGNLTLVQAFSLSSNYMQKRNKPNTGFNYGGLAIRLAIGLGLHKDLEGNSLSPLQSETRRRIWWCLCVLDVGATITYGRPLNWPQAGVETAFPQNIHEKDLTHDSTHCPPEVDGITMYTYIRVQSAYHLSTMTVYNRLITSPFPSATELITLDDVCIGSWLAQVPYYYRTVPPPDSEYGLGMGISEWRYRNLRIVMYRPFLVRWARSSAQNTQQNLTSSENLAVFRCLDAAKESVMHIQSYWTSRRHSRLAAFYILYFLFHATLIPVHCLRQNPHHALAPDWRSQIQASLTVMGGMAELNPNSSKCRDITLKLCWPHLNEDGTRTYCENPTFMPNVAENEAASIISGYNTWCESMTNAGISVPTYEWADDNDSALGFF
- a CDS encoding hypothetical protein (SECRETED:SignalP(1-21)~TransMembrane:1 (n4-11c15/16o457-482i)); its protein translation is MRRLLCLLFAVTANCASHCNTEPLSLPIRDVQVLPNVEKSLMKGIPATIGSPSQNIVLLPWAELNNTWIYDDQPYCDKTVIWNDRICEIRRGGLYDEAESKSFTKASDIGDARGSTSEIAFEGAETGIKKLVSTSLAGTDNITIEGAPAVEDLPIGIPRLKWDAGYTMLHPLGLGSNSTYLNALKEAGKISSRVWSIFWGRMWVKTPIDGSLVLGGYDEEKVIGKNYTAPLVYDDYTGTAGCWTGMKITISDIRVNFRDGSDESIFPSNTALPCCIVPQRQLLLEAPGAYVSRFEEVTGSNHTDTSYGLHWSARLFDADDVFDGDITFHLDSGLQVRVPNDQYIVPFVDIDRSGARVTKPKTKELLMNGVAHQPATLGRYFLTAAYLMVNHDAGTFTLWQGNPTQRSKLVKVFDQDTADKCGKDATGIVQATVSATPKEEKEEESADEPESSSSPSAAIIGGAVAGGVVGVAVICLAVFFILRRRRKGRAETSHPTDVQVHADKGDSQTWCPPQEMAGSKPMPAEIQGQSHFVYELDGGARKSRI